The following is a genomic window from Deinococcus aerophilus.
CGCCCCTCCTCAAACCACCCTTGAGGTCGGCTGGCAACTCGTTTTCCGTCCAATCTCATAAAATCTGTCAGGCCGCCAGGGGGCGTCACACAGATTTGACCACCAGCGGTCCGCGTGGTCCCAGCGTGATGCCGGGAACCGGCGTGTCGTCGCCGCGCACGGCCCGCAGGGAGGGCAGCGCCGAGAGCACGTCCAGAATCAGCATCTGCGCCAGATGCATGCCCAGGCACAGGCGTTCGCCGCCGCCGAAGGGCAGGTAGGCCCACGCGGGGGGTTTGTGTTCCCAGCGTTCAGGTCGGAAAGCGGTGGGACCCTCCCACAGCTCCGGGTCGCGGGCAGACAGGTAGGGGGCGTACAGCGCCAGGGCCCCGCGCGGCAGGCGCACGCCGTTCCACTCCAGATCGCGGCTCAGGCGGCGGCTGCCCATCCAGCCGGGGGGGTGCAGGCGCAGGGTTTCTTTCAGCACGGCCGCGTGGTGCTCCGGCGCGTGCCACTGGGGGTGGCGGGCCAGATGCCACAGCGCGTAGGCCAGGGCGTGCGTGGTCGTGTCGTGCGCGGCGGCCAGACTGACCCGCGTTTCCTCCAGCCCGCCGGGCAGCGGTGCGAGAACGGCGAGCAGGTCGTCTCCGCCCCCGGTGAGCCGCCGGGTGGCGAGCCGGCGCAGTTCGGCGTCTACCTGCAGGAACAGCAGCGGGCGGGGCAGCGCCGGCACCGGAAACGGCCGGCGCAGCGGGGCCAGAAAGGCGTGCAGCAGCCGGGGGTTGAATTCGCCGCCAAAGTACGCCGCGTTCAATAGCCGCAGCACCGCGCCGTCGGCCCAGGACAGGGCGTCGAACTCGCCGTCCGGCGCGGCGGGCAGGGCCGCGTGCGTGCGCCCGCGCAGGGCCTCCAGATGTGCCCGGCCAAATCCCGGATTGATGGTCTGCCGCCGCCTCCGGTGCGCCGGTCCGTCGGTGAGAATCACGCCTCCCGCGAGATACGGCACCACCGCCGAGAAGCCGCCCGCGCTGCGGAAGGTGTTCAGATCGCCCAGCAGCCGCCGGTTCCACGCCGGACTGAAGCCGACCACCGCCGGCAGGCCCAGCCGCAGCCGGAACACGTCGCTGCCTGCCGCCCGCGCCCGCCGCGCGCCGTTCTCGATCAGGGGCAGTGGGGCCAGGGCCCAGTCCTGCAGGTGGCCGTTGCCGGGGCGGGTGGGGGGTTCGGGCAAGGCAGACAGGGAGGCCGGGCGCGGGTTGGGGCGCGTGCCCCGGCTCACCACGTTTCGCCCACCCCCGGCACATCCAGCCCGCCCAGCGCGTCGTAGGGCAGGCCCAGCAGCCGGCCCGCACCGTTCCAGCCGCTGAGCATGGACAGCGGCACGCCGCCGCCCGGATGCACCGTGCCGCCCACCTGCACCAGATTGCGGGCCTGCGGCAGGGTCCAGCCGGGGCGCAGGCTGCCGCTCAGGCCGTGCGGGGCGCGGCCATACAGGGCGCCGTCCTGCGAGATGCGGGCGTAGTCGGCCGGACCCAGCGGCAGCCAGTCGGTGACCTCCAGCGGGCGCAACTCGGCGGGCAGGCGTTCTTGGAGCTGTTGCAACAGAAAGGCCCCGTACTCGCGCGGATGGTCCTCGACCTCTGGCCGGGGCGGCGCGTTGACGAGCAGAAAGGCGCGCTCGCCGTCCAGGTGCAGGTACAGGGTGGGATCGCCCGGCAGGCGTCCGGCACGGATGTCGCGCCATTCCTGGGCATACACGCGCGGCCAGAAGATGTGGTGGGCGCGGCCCCGGTCCCCGGCGAGGCGCAGCTGCAGCGCGAAGCCGCTGACCCCGCGCGGGGTGGGTTTCTCGTTCAGGCCCAGCCAGCCCAGGGTGAGGGCGCGGTCGGCGGCGCTGACCCAGGCGTCGGCGGCAAAGGCCCCCCGGTCGGTGTGGGCCCCCAGGACCCGGTTGCCGTGCACGCTCAGGTGGCGCACCCGCGTGCCGTATTCGAAGCGCACGCCCAGCGCCAGCGCCTGATGGTGCAGCCGCTCGGCCAGAGCGAGCAACCCCCCCTGCAGGTGCCACACGCCGTGGCCCAGTTCCACCCACGCGATGTTGTGCAGCACGGCGGGCGCGCGGTACGGATCGGCGCCCAGGTAGGTTGCAAAGCGCAGCCAGAACGGTGTCATGAACGGCCCGGAGCGCACGTAGCGGGCCAGACTCTGTCCCGGCGCGGCCCGCTGCCCACGGGTCAGGGCGTAGCGGGCAAGCCGTGCAGTGCCCGGCGGCGGCGCGAACAGAAAGGTGGGGGCGGCGTCCAGATACATGCGGCGCGACGCAGCGAGCAGGGCAGCGTAGCGGCGGCCCTCGGCCTTCGAGAGCTGCGCGAGCGTCGGTTCCAGGCTGCCCGCCACGTGCAGCGCCTCGGGAGCGAAGGTGCGGCCCTCTCCGTCTTGGGCGTGGGCGTGGTAGGTCGTGGTGGGGCGGGCGGCCTCCAGCACGGGCGCGGGCAGGGCCAACCGCGCGTGCAGGGCGCCGAAGATCTGCGGCATGGTGACCACCGTGGGTCCGCTGGAAAAGTCGCCGTAGCCCAGCGCCGCCTTGCCGCCGGGCCGCTCCAGCGCGTCCAGCACCGTGACCCGCGCCCCGGCCTGGGCCAGCCGCAGCGCCGCCGCCAGCCCCGCGAAGCCCGCGCCGATCACGGCGACGTGTTGTGGGGCGTGCCTCAACCGCCCTGCCTGCCTGTCATGGTCCCAAAGATAGTGCGGGCGGGTGGTGAGGGATGCCCCGCCAGGGGCATCTGGGGGTGCTGACGCTGTGGGCCAGCAGTTCCTCCCGGCTCAGCCGTGGCCCCCGCAGCACGCTCAGGCTGCCGCCGAAGTTCGCCGGCGAATTCCACCGCATCCGCCGTTGCGGTGAGCAGCAGAAACACCAGACTGTGCCTGAGCCGAGCGTGCGTCATGCTCCAGCCTCGCACGTGCCCCTGAGCCGCGAGGAGCTGATGGTGCCTCAGGAAAGGATGAAGGGGGGCGATCTGTTCACGCTGCGGGAACACCCAGACACGCCGCGAAACCGGGGACTACACTCCGCGCGTGTCCGATGCCGCTCCTGCCGACTCCAGCCGCGCCGTCCTGCAGTTGCCCGAGTTCCGCGCCATGCTGCTGGCGACCGTGTGCAGCACCCTGGCGGGACGGGCGGTGGCGCTGACGGTGGCGTACCAGCTGTACCAGCTGACCAAAAATCCGCTGACGCTGGGCATTCTGGGGCTGGTGGAGGCCATTCCGGCGCTGAGCCTGGCGCTGCTGGGCGGAGTGGTGGCCGACCGCAACGACCGCCGCCGCATCCTGCTGATCACGACCGCGCTGGAAACGCTGTGCGCGCTGCTGTTCTTCGTGTACGCGCCGCACGCTCCGGAGCTGGGATACCTGCCCATTCTGGGACTGATCTTTGTGCTGGGGACCGCGCGCGGTTTCTCGGACCCGGCGCTGCCCGCCTTCGAGGCGCAGGTGGTGCCGCGCGCCCTGCTGCTGCGGGCCTCGGCGTGGCAGTCGAGCGCGTGGCAGGCGGCGGCGATCATTGGACCAGCGCTGGGCGGGGGCCTGTACGCGGCGGTGGGGGCAGGGGGCGCGTACCTGTTCGCGGCCGTGCTGTACGCGCTGGCGCTGGTCGCCCTGGCCTATGTAAAGGCCAAGCCGCGCCCCTCGTTTACCCCCGGCGAGCCGGTCTGGCAGAGCGTCAAGGAGGGCTTGGCCTTCGTGGTGCAGCGGCAGGTGCTGGTGGGCAGCATGGCGCTGGACCTGTTCAGCGTGCTGTTCGGCGGAGCAGTGGCGCTGCTGCCGGTGTTCTCCTCGGACATCCTGCAGGTGGGGCCGCAGGGACTGGGCGTGCTGGTGGCCGCCCCCAGCATCGGCGCGCTGGGCGTGATGCTGTACGCCACCCGCCGCCCGCCCG
Proteins encoded in this region:
- a CDS encoding cytochrome P450, encoding MPEPPTRPGNGHLQDWALAPLPLIENGARRARAAGSDVFRLRLGLPAVVGFSPAWNRRLLGDLNTFRSAGGFSAVVPYLAGGVILTDGPAHRRRRQTINPGFGRAHLEALRGRTHAALPAAPDGEFDALSWADGAVLRLLNAAYFGGEFNPRLLHAFLAPLRRPFPVPALPRPLLFLQVDAELRRLATRRLTGGGDDLLAVLAPLPGGLEETRVSLAAAHDTTTHALAYALWHLARHPQWHAPEHHAAVLKETLRLHPPGWMGSRRLSRDLEWNGVRLPRGALALYAPYLSARDPELWEGPTAFRPERWEHKPPAWAYLPFGGGERLCLGMHLAQMLILDVLSALPSLRAVRGDDTPVPGITLGPRGPLVVKSV
- a CDS encoding phytoene desaturase family protein, translated to MRHAPQHVAVIGAGFAGLAAALRLAQAGARVTVLDALERPGGKAALGYGDFSSGPTVVTMPQIFGALHARLALPAPVLEAARPTTTYHAHAQDGEGRTFAPEALHVAGSLEPTLAQLSKAEGRRYAALLAASRRMYLDAAPTFLFAPPPGTARLARYALTRGQRAAPGQSLARYVRSGPFMTPFWLRFATYLGADPYRAPAVLHNIAWVELGHGVWHLQGGLLALAERLHHQALALGVRFEYGTRVRHLSVHGNRVLGAHTDRGAFAADAWVSAADRALTLGWLGLNEKPTPRGVSGFALQLRLAGDRGRAHHIFWPRVYAQEWRDIRAGRLPGDPTLYLHLDGERAFLLVNAPPRPEVEDHPREYGAFLLQQLQERLPAELRPLEVTDWLPLGPADYARISQDGALYGRAPHGLSGSLRPGWTLPQARNLVQVGGTVHPGGGVPLSMLSGWNGAGRLLGLPYDALGGLDVPGVGETW
- a CDS encoding MFS transporter, which gives rise to MSDAAPADSSRAVLQLPEFRAMLLATVCSTLAGRAVALTVAYQLYQLTKNPLTLGILGLVEAIPALSLALLGGVVADRNDRRRILLITTALETLCALLFFVYAPHAPELGYLPILGLIFVLGTARGFSDPALPAFEAQVVPRALLLRASAWQSSAWQAAAIIGPALGGGLYAAVGAGGAYLFAAVLYALALVALAYVKAKPRPSFTPGEPVWQSVKEGLAFVVQRQVLVGSMALDLFSVLFGGAVALLPVFSSDILQVGPQGLGVLVAAPSIGALGVMLYATRRPPGRGAGRTLLLAVAGFGVCMLVFGLSRNFYLSVGALVFAGLFDGISMVIRKATLRLKAPDHMRGRVGAVSSMFIGASNELGAFESGVTAAWLGTARSVWAGGIVTLLVVAMTAYLAPELRAMDLTDIAEDRSPEEAGKAAMELEQGWEG